One Streptomyces fagopyri DNA window includes the following coding sequences:
- a CDS encoding deoxyribonuclease IV — protein sequence MKGVTSKQLRNPVGGHVPVAGGLDSVGLAYAREIGAESVQVFVANPRGWATPAGNPGQDERFRAACAAGSITAYVHAPYLINFGSHTAATAERSVESLRHSLRRGREIGALGVVVHTGSATGGRERAVALAQVREHLLPLLGELTHDDDPYLLLESTAGQGASLCSRTWDFGPYFEALDAHPKLGVCLDTCHIYAAGHDLTGPDGMHRTLDLLVDTVGEGRLRLIHANDSKDVVGAHKDRHENIGSGHIGEDPFRALMTHPATEGVPLIIETPGGKEGHAADVERLKKLRDG from the coding sequence CTGAAGGGTGTGACCAGCAAGCAGCTCCGCAACCCCGTCGGCGGCCATGTCCCCGTGGCCGGCGGTCTCGACTCCGTCGGTCTGGCCTACGCGCGCGAGATCGGCGCGGAGAGCGTCCAGGTCTTCGTCGCCAACCCGCGCGGCTGGGCGACGCCCGCCGGGAATCCCGGACAGGACGAGCGGTTCCGCGCGGCCTGCGCGGCCGGCTCGATCACCGCGTACGTGCACGCCCCGTATCTGATCAACTTCGGTTCGCACACCGCGGCGACGGCCGAGAGGTCGGTGGAGTCGCTGCGGCACTCGCTGCGCCGGGGCCGGGAGATCGGCGCGCTCGGCGTGGTCGTGCACACGGGCAGCGCCACCGGGGGCCGGGAGCGTGCGGTGGCCCTCGCACAGGTACGCGAGCACCTGCTGCCGCTGCTGGGCGAGCTGACCCACGACGACGACCCGTACCTGCTCCTGGAGTCGACCGCGGGCCAGGGCGCCTCCCTCTGCTCCCGCACCTGGGACTTCGGGCCGTACTTCGAGGCGCTGGACGCCCATCCGAAGCTGGGGGTCTGTCTCGACACCTGCCACATCTACGCGGCGGGCCACGACCTGACCGGGCCGGACGGGATGCACCGGACCCTGGATCTGCTGGTGGACACCGTCGGCGAGGGCCGGCTCAGGCTGATCCACGCGAACGACTCCAAGGATGTGGTCGGCGCCCACAAGGACCGCCACGAGAACATTGGCTCCGGCCATATCGGCGAGGACCCGTTCCGCGCGCTGATGACCCACCCCGCCACCGAGGGCGTACCGCTGATCATCGAGACACCCGGCGGCAAGGAGGGGCACGCGGCCGACGTGGAGCGGCTGAAGAAGCTCCGCGACGGCTGA
- the pknB gene encoding Stk1 family PASTA domain-containing Ser/Thr kinase, translated as MDTTLQDPLVGQMLDGRYRVDARIAVGGMATVYRALDTRLDRVLALKVMHPTLAADVSFVERFIREAKSVARLAHPNVVQVFDQGTDGSYVYLAMEYVAGCTLRDVLRERGALQPRAALDVLEPVLAALGAAHRAGFVHRDMKPENVLIGDDGRVKVADFGLVRAVDTVTQTTGAVLGTVSYLAPEQIEHGTADTRVDVYACGVVLYEMLTGGKPHSGDSPAQVLYQHLHADVPPPSAAVPGMPFALDQLVAAATARDPGMRPHDAVTLLGQVLEARAGLSAEQLDAVPPQALTAGHDNAEDRTSVIPRSLSVPRLLPVNEGFADGGEGGADRTSRFDRTSVLASEPPAPARRRGSRSRRGTILIVTAILLALGLGAGVWYINSGQFTKVPLLLAKTETQARSRIEAAGLDVGQVKHAYSDTVKRGTVISSDPQPGARIRDHDSVSLTVSDGPKTVRVPDLQGVTLSRARELLKGDGLAAGMTTREFSGDVARGSVIRTDPEAGTRRHAGSAIALVVSKGGPVEVEDVTGTSVEDATAELEQAGLKVRIAAQRVTSEFDKGQVARQSPESGSEAATGDTVTLTVSKGPEMVSVPDVVGDSVDDAKKALEDAGFEVDEDRGLLGLFGDHVKNQSVAGGRTAPKGSTITIEIR; from the coding sequence GTGGATACGACCCTTCAGGACCCGCTTGTCGGGCAGATGCTCGACGGCCGCTATCGCGTCGACGCCCGGATCGCGGTCGGCGGGATGGCCACGGTCTACAGGGCCCTGGACACCCGCCTGGACCGCGTGCTCGCGCTCAAGGTGATGCACCCGACGCTGGCCGCCGACGTCTCGTTCGTCGAACGGTTCATACGGGAGGCCAAGTCGGTTGCCCGGCTCGCGCACCCCAACGTGGTGCAGGTCTTCGACCAGGGGACGGACGGGTCGTACGTCTACCTGGCCATGGAGTACGTCGCGGGCTGCACCCTGCGCGACGTGTTGCGCGAGCGCGGGGCGCTCCAGCCGCGGGCCGCGCTGGACGTCCTGGAGCCGGTGCTCGCCGCGCTCGGCGCCGCGCACCGCGCCGGGTTCGTGCACCGTGACATGAAGCCGGAGAACGTCCTCATAGGGGACGACGGCCGGGTCAAGGTGGCGGATTTCGGCCTCGTGCGGGCGGTGGACACGGTCACGCAGACGACGGGGGCCGTACTCGGCACGGTGTCGTACCTCGCTCCCGAGCAGATCGAGCACGGCACCGCCGACACCCGCGTCGACGTGTACGCCTGCGGAGTCGTCCTCTACGAGATGCTCACCGGCGGCAAGCCGCACTCCGGCGACTCCCCGGCCCAGGTGCTCTACCAGCATCTGCACGCGGACGTGCCGCCGCCTTCGGCCGCCGTGCCGGGCATGCCCTTCGCCCTCGACCAGCTGGTCGCCGCGGCGACCGCCCGCGACCCCGGGATGCGCCCGCACGACGCGGTGACGCTCCTCGGCCAGGTGCTGGAGGCACGCGCGGGGCTCAGTGCCGAGCAGCTCGACGCCGTACCGCCACAGGCACTCACCGCGGGCCACGACAACGCGGAGGACCGCACCAGCGTGATCCCGCGCTCCCTGTCCGTGCCGCGTCTGCTGCCGGTGAACGAAGGCTTCGCGGACGGCGGGGAAGGCGGGGCCGACCGGACCAGCCGGTTCGACCGGACCAGTGTGCTGGCCTCCGAGCCGCCCGCCCCCGCCCGGCGGCGCGGCTCACGCTCCCGGCGCGGCACGATCCTGATCGTCACCGCGATCCTGCTGGCGCTCGGCCTCGGCGCGGGCGTCTGGTACATCAACTCCGGCCAGTTCACCAAGGTCCCGCTGCTGCTGGCGAAGACCGAGACACAGGCCAGGTCACGGATCGAGGCGGCCGGTCTCGACGTCGGGCAGGTCAAGCACGCGTACAGCGACACCGTGAAGCGCGGCACCGTGATCAGCAGCGATCCGCAGCCCGGCGCGCGGATCCGTGACCACGACTCCGTGTCGCTGACCGTCTCCGACGGACCGAAGACGGTGCGCGTGCCCGACCTCCAAGGCGTCACGCTGTCCAGGGCCAGGGAGCTGCTGAAGGGTGACGGACTCGCCGCTGGCATGACCACCCGGGAGTTCAGCGGGGACGTGGCCAGGGGCTCGGTGATCCGTACGGACCCGGAGGCGGGCACGCGGCGGCACGCCGGCTCGGCCATCGCCCTCGTCGTCAGCAAGGGCGGTCCGGTGGAGGTCGAGGATGTCACGGGGACGTCCGTCGAGGACGCCACGGCGGAGCTCGAACAGGCGGGCCTGAAGGTGCGGATCGCGGCCCAGCGGGTCACCTCGGAGTTCGACAAGGGGCAGGTGGCGCGGCAGTCGCCGGAATCGGGCAGCGAGGCCGCCACGGGCGACACCGTCACGCTGACGGTCTCCAAGGGTCCTGAGATGGTGTCGGTCCCGGACGTGGTGGGCGACAGCGTGGACGACGCGAAGAAGGCACTGGAGGACGCCGGGTTCGAGGTCGACGAGGACCGTGGACTGCTCGGACTCTTCGGGGACCACGTCAAGAACCAGTCGGTGGCCGGCGGCAGGACAGCGCCCAAGGGATCGACGATCACCATCGAGATCCGCTGA
- a CDS encoding thiazole synthase, which translates to MADDPFVLGGTSFSSRLIMGTGGAPSLDVLERSLVASGTELTTVAMRRVDPAAHGSVLSVLDRLGIRVLPNTAGCFTAGEAVLTARLAREALGTDLVKLEVIADERTLLPDPIELLDAAETLVDDGFTVLPYTNDDPVLARKLEDVGCAAVMPLGSPIGSGLGIRNPHNFELIVEHARVPVILDAGAGTASDAALAMELGCAGVMLASAVTRAQEPVLMAEGMRHAVEAGRLARRAGRIPRRHFASASSPAEGLARLDPERPAF; encoded by the coding sequence ATGGCCGACGATCCGTTCGTCCTCGGAGGTACGTCCTTCTCGTCCCGGCTGATCATGGGTACGGGGGGTGCGCCCAGTCTCGACGTGCTGGAACGGTCGCTCGTGGCGTCCGGTACGGAGCTGACGACGGTCGCGATGCGCCGGGTGGATCCCGCGGCGCACGGCTCCGTGCTGTCCGTGCTCGACCGGCTCGGCATCCGGGTGCTGCCGAACACGGCGGGGTGCTTCACCGCGGGCGAGGCCGTGCTCACCGCGCGGCTCGCACGGGAGGCGCTCGGCACGGACCTGGTCAAGCTGGAGGTCATCGCCGACGAGCGCACCCTGCTGCCCGACCCGATCGAGCTGCTCGACGCCGCGGAGACGCTGGTCGACGACGGGTTCACGGTGCTGCCCTACACGAACGACGACCCCGTGCTCGCGCGCAAGCTGGAGGACGTCGGGTGCGCGGCGGTCATGCCGCTGGGCTCGCCCATCGGGTCCGGCCTGGGGATCCGCAACCCGCACAACTTCGAGCTGATCGTGGAGCACGCGCGCGTGCCGGTGATCCTGGACGCGGGGGCCGGTACGGCGTCGGACGCGGCGCTGGCGATGGAGCTGGGGTGCGCCGGTGTGATGCTCGCCTCGGCCGTCACCCGTGCGCAGGAACCGGTGCTGATGGCCGAGGGCATGCGGCACGCCGTGGAGGCGGGGCGTCTGGCGCGGCGCGCGGGGCGGATTCCCCGGCGGCACTTCGCCTCGGCGTCCTCGCCCGCGGAGGGCCTGGCGCGGCTGGATCCGGAGAGGCCGGCCTTCTGA
- the thiS gene encoding sulfur carrier protein ThiS, with amino-acid sequence MNILVNGERRLVAADTALGTLVATLTAAPSGVAAALNETVVPRTQWSSTPLREGDRVEVLTAVQGG; translated from the coding sequence ATGAACATCCTCGTCAACGGCGAGCGCCGGCTCGTCGCCGCGGACACCGCCCTCGGCACACTCGTCGCCACCCTCACCGCGGCGCCCTCCGGCGTCGCGGCCGCGCTCAACGAGACCGTCGTCCCGCGCACCCAGTGGTCGTCCACGCCCCTGCGCGAGGGAGACCGCGTCGAGGTCCTCACCGCAGTCCAGGGAGGCTGA
- the thiO gene encoding glycine oxidase ThiO, translated as MSRTPAERSVTSDVLVVGGGIIGLVTAWRAAQRGFATTVVDPEPGGGAAQVAAGMLAAVTELHYGEQTLLGLNLASARRYPDFVAELTEAAGQDLGYRRCGTLAVALDSDDRAHLRELHALQIRSGLDSEWLSGRECRRLEPMLAPGVRGGLRVDGDHQIDPRRLAKALVTACERAGVVFHRGWAERLTVVRDRATGVVTAAGDGLEAARVVLAGGSLSGRLDGVPDDVRPPVRPVKGQVLRLTVPKRYAPFLSRTVRAVVRGSQVYLVPRESGELVVGATSEELGWDTTVTAGGVYELLRDAHELVPGITELPLTETRAGLRPGSPDNAPLLGPTGLDGLLLATGHHRNGVLLTPVTGDVMAHVLASGEVPEEARPFTPHRFSPTRTEQPV; from the coding sequence ATGTCGCGTACACCGGCGGAGAGGTCCGTCACGTCCGACGTCCTGGTGGTGGGGGGCGGGATCATCGGCCTGGTCACGGCGTGGCGGGCCGCGCAGCGCGGGTTCGCCACGACGGTCGTGGACCCGGAACCCGGCGGCGGGGCCGCGCAGGTGGCCGCCGGAATGCTCGCCGCCGTCACCGAACTCCACTACGGCGAACAGACCCTGCTGGGCCTGAACCTCGCCTCCGCGCGCCGCTATCCGGACTTCGTCGCCGAGCTCACCGAGGCGGCGGGCCAGGATCTCGGCTACCGCCGGTGCGGCACGCTGGCCGTCGCCCTGGACTCCGACGACCGCGCCCATCTGCGTGAACTGCACGCCCTGCAGATCCGTTCGGGGCTCGACTCGGAGTGGCTCAGCGGTCGGGAGTGCCGCCGTCTCGAACCCATGCTCGCGCCCGGTGTCCGTGGTGGTCTGCGCGTCGACGGCGACCACCAGATCGACCCGCGCCGCCTCGCGAAGGCCCTGGTCACGGCGTGCGAGCGGGCCGGGGTGGTGTTCCACCGCGGCTGGGCGGAGCGACTGACGGTGGTCCGGGATCGGGCCACCGGGGTCGTCACCGCGGCCGGCGACGGACTGGAGGCGGCGCGGGTGGTGCTGGCCGGGGGCAGCCTCAGCGGGAGGCTCGACGGCGTGCCGGACGACGTACGGCCGCCCGTGCGCCCGGTGAAGGGGCAGGTGCTGCGGCTGACGGTGCCGAAGCGGTACGCGCCGTTCCTGAGCCGTACCGTGCGGGCGGTGGTCCGCGGCAGTCAGGTCTATCTGGTGCCACGCGAGAGCGGCGAGCTCGTCGTCGGCGCGACCAGCGAGGAGCTGGGCTGGGACACCACGGTGACCGCGGGCGGGGTGTACGAACTGCTGCGCGACGCCCACGAGCTGGTGCCCGGGATCACCGAACTGCCGCTCACCGAGACGCGGGCCGGACTGCGCCCCGGCTCGCCCGACAACGCTCCGCTGCTCGGCCCGACCGGGCTCGACGGACTGCTGCTGGCCACCGGCCACCACCGCAACGGCGTCCTGCTCACTCCCGTCACCGGGGACGTCATGGCGCACGTCCTCGCCTCGGGGGAAGTCCCCGAGGAAGCGCGCCCCTTCACCCCCCACCGGTTCAGCCCGACCCGCACGGAGCAGCCCGTATGA
- a CDS encoding NAD(P)/FAD-dependent oxidoreductase: MSEQTQGQTQGSTARRVVIAGAGMAGVQTAVALREQGFTGAVTLIGAEPHQPYDRPPLSKAVLLGKAEHSAFDIDFEALGIELRLGCEALGLRPGDHELDTAAGPVRYDLLVLATGAEPIQLPGAEGMPGVHLLRTLDDAERLRPVLARQHDIVVVGAGWIGAEFATAAREAGCAVTVVEAADRPLAGALPAEVAAPMAAWYADSGASLRTHARVERVEPGAVVLDDGSRVPAGAVVVGIGARPATAWLAGSGIELGAHREVVADNHLRTSLPDVYAVGDCASFPSGRYEERLLVHHWDNALQGPRTVAANIIGEAPAAYDPVPYFWSEQFGRFVQYVGHHAPADTTVWRGDPASAAWTVCWLRDSRLVALLAVGRPRDLAQGRRLIEAGMPLDPEILSDPSRPLKEAMA; this comes from the coding sequence GTGAGCGAGCAGACGCAGGGGCAGACGCAGGGGTCCACGGCACGCCGGGTCGTCATCGCGGGCGCGGGCATGGCCGGCGTACAGACCGCGGTGGCCCTGCGCGAACAGGGCTTCACCGGCGCCGTGACATTGATCGGCGCCGAGCCGCACCAGCCGTACGACCGGCCGCCGTTGTCCAAGGCGGTGCTGCTCGGCAAGGCCGAGCACTCCGCCTTCGACATCGACTTCGAGGCACTGGGCATCGAACTGAGACTCGGCTGCGAGGCGCTGGGCCTGCGCCCCGGGGACCATGAACTGGACACCGCCGCGGGACCGGTCCGCTACGACCTGCTGGTCCTGGCGACCGGCGCGGAACCGATCCAGCTCCCCGGCGCCGAGGGCATGCCCGGCGTCCATCTCCTGCGCACCCTGGACGACGCCGAACGGCTGCGCCCCGTGCTCGCCCGGCAGCACGACATCGTGGTGGTCGGGGCGGGCTGGATCGGCGCGGAGTTCGCCACGGCGGCACGTGAGGCGGGGTGCGCGGTGACGGTCGTCGAGGCCGCCGACCGGCCGCTGGCCGGGGCGCTGCCCGCCGAGGTGGCCGCGCCGATGGCGGCCTGGTACGCGGACAGCGGGGCCTCGCTGCGCACGCACGCGCGCGTGGAGCGCGTCGAGCCCGGCGCCGTGGTGCTCGACGACGGATCCCGGGTGCCCGCGGGCGCCGTGGTCGTCGGCATCGGCGCCCGGCCCGCCACCGCCTGGCTGGCCGGCTCCGGCATCGAGCTCGGAGCCCACCGCGAGGTCGTGGCCGACAACCACCTGCGCACCTCCCTGCCGGACGTCTACGCGGTCGGCGACTGCGCCTCCTTCCCCTCGGGCCGGTACGAGGAGCGCCTCCTCGTCCACCACTGGGACAACGCCCTGCAGGGACCGCGCACGGTGGCGGCGAACATCATCGGCGAGGCCCCGGCGGCGTACGACCCGGTTCCGTACTTCTGGTCCGAGCAGTTCGGCCGTTTCGTCCAGTACGTCGGCCACCACGCGCCCGCCGACACGACCGTCTGGCGCGGCGACCCGGCGAGCGCCGCCTGGACGGTCTGCTGGCTGCGCGACTCCCGCCTCGTCGCCCTTCTGGCGGTGGGCCGTCCCCGCGACCTGGCCCAGGGCCGCCGTCTGATCGAGGCGGGCATGCCGCTGGACCCGGAGATCCTGTCGGACCCGTCACGTCCCCTGAAGGAGGCCATGGCCTAG
- a CDS encoding Rv2175c family DNA-binding protein → MTEIDAKIDALVPAWLTLPDIAEQFGVEVTRVRQLVKEGQLIAVRRGENRALHVPAAFIDEDKVVKGLTGTLTLLRDDGFTDEEMLEWLFTPDSTLPGTPAQALSENRGTEVKRRAQALAV, encoded by the coding sequence GTGACCGAGATTGACGCAAAGATCGATGCTCTCGTCCCCGCCTGGCTCACCCTCCCCGACATCGCCGAACAGTTCGGCGTCGAGGTGACGCGCGTCCGGCAGCTGGTCAAGGAAGGCCAGCTGATCGCCGTACGCCGTGGTGAGAACCGCGCGCTGCACGTCCCCGCCGCTTTCATCGACGAGGACAAGGTCGTCAAGGGCCTCACCGGCACCCTGACGCTCCTGCGGGACGACGGCTTCACCGACGAAGAGATGCTCGAGTGGCTCTTCACCCCCGACTCGACCCTGCCCGGCACCCCCGCGCAGGCTCTGAGCGAGAATCGTGGCACGGAGGTGAAGCGCCGCGCCCAGGCGCTCGCCGTCTGA